A single genomic interval of Osmia lignaria lignaria isolate PbOS001 chromosome 9, iyOsmLign1, whole genome shotgun sequence harbors:
- the hig gene encoding locomotion-related protein hikaru genki isoform X1 encodes MFIDKREKRKSIFERAYRSILAIRYLLLFVGFASAINICNAKQIDTDGFQRGCKLEGLHPLLIVTYKNITVSVDKITVPHGERVTIRCRELGKYKLIGDSLLHCRNTSWTGKLPYCSPTTAISNYTEDVPPTIVFGLPTGSAAVEPSGALAVFPGSILHLECLFARKLGNPEWTWTSTFRQYLTGWAISARERDWKYRLSIYYAKTQDSGVYTCSTPRGLSNSIRVRIVDVQCPVLNLPEPPLIGKIEGAHMGHGAVFECPVGFRLEGAAGITCQYNGKWSADVPRCETIECPAMDIVTDAWLQLIEYNNSFGGKAVFACMWGHKLLGSQSVECQGDGSWSGAMPICAEITCPPPSIPKSGRIVEQTNRHHSGRKQHHQQQRIRAYKVGALVRFACLPGHQLLGEASIICTENGTWSHPSPVCKVRCPYPGDPPHGRIAPLKFWYKPGDNIQVTCSPGYVTPLEPVRKPTCRENGIWSAPPPPCRSYKDV; translated from the exons ATGTTCATCGACaaacgagagaaaaggaaatcCATCTTCGAACGTGCATATCGCTCAATACTGGCAATCAGATATCTTCTATTGTTTGTTGGCTTCGCTAGTGCGATTAATATTTGCAATGCAAAACAAATAG ATACCGATGGCTTTCAGCGGGGTTGCAAGCTAGAGGGACTACATCCACTTCTGATCGTCACGTATAAAAATATTACCGTATCT GTAGACAAAATCACCGTACCGCACGGAGAACGTGTCACTATAAGATGCAGAGAATTAGGTAAATACAAACTGATCGGTGATTCTTTGCTGCATTGTCGTAACACGAGTTGGACTGGTAAACTACCCTATTGCTCTCCAACTACAGCGATCTCAAATTATACCG AAGACGTACCGCCGACGATAGTATTTGGACTTCCAACTGGTTCGGCTGCCGTCGAACCATCGGGTGCTCTAGCCGTTTTTCCTGGTAGCATTCTTCACTTGGAGTGTCTTTTTGCTAGGAAACTTGGTAATCCAGAATGGACTTGGACCTCGACGTTTCGTCAGTATTTGACCG GCTGGGCAATTTCTGCTCGCGAAAGAGACTGGAAGTATCGGCTATCGATATATTATGCAAAAACTCAAGATTCCGGGGTGTACACGTGTTCTACACCCCGTGGCCTATCCAACTCCATACGTGTTCGAATTGTTG ACGTACAATGCCCCGTATTGAATCTACCGGAACCACCGTTGATTGGGAAAATCGAAGGCGCGCATATGGGTCACGGAGCAGTGTTCGAGTGTCCTGTTGGATTCAGATTGGAAGGTGCAGCTGGCATAACGTGTCAGTATAACG GTAAATGGTCAGCCGATGTACCACGATGCGAAACGATAGAATGTCCAGCTATGGACATCGTTACTGACGCTTGGTTACAACTTATCGAGTATAACAATAGCTTTGGCGGAAAAGCAGTATTTGCGTGTATGTGGGGTCATAAATTATTGGGATCGCAGAGCGTAGAGTGCCAAGGAGATGGTTCGTGGAGCGGAGCTATGCCTATTTGCGCTG AAATTACCTGCCCACCTCCGTCGATACCGAAAAGCGGACGTATCGTCGAACAAACGAATCGTCATCACTCGGGACGAAAGCAACATCACCAGCAGCAACGTATTCGCGCATACAAAGTTGGCGCTCTCGTCCGATTTGCTTGCTTACCTGGTCATCAGCTCTTGGGTGAGGCCTCTATAATATGTACGGAGAATGGAACTTGGTCTCATCCGTCACCGGTTT GTAAAGTGAGGTGTCCTTATCCGGGAGATCCGCCTCATGGACGAATTGCACCGTTAAAATTTTGGTACAAACCTGGTGATAATATACAG GTCACGTGTTCGCCTGGATACGTAACACCTTTGGAACCTGTAAGGAAACCAACGTGTCGAGAAAACGGTATATGGAGCGCACCACCGCCTCCGTGCAGATCGTACAAGGacgtataa
- the hig gene encoding locomotion-related protein hikaru genki isoform X2 yields the protein MPSTFSQCSSAHGYCREFIKRVDKITVPHGERVTIRCRELGKYKLIGDSLLHCRNTSWTGKLPYCSPTTAISNYTEDVPPTIVFGLPTGSAAVEPSGALAVFPGSILHLECLFARKLGNPEWTWTSTFRQYLTGWAISARERDWKYRLSIYYAKTQDSGVYTCSTPRGLSNSIRVRIVDVQCPVLNLPEPPLIGKIEGAHMGHGAVFECPVGFRLEGAAGITCQYNGKWSADVPRCETIECPAMDIVTDAWLQLIEYNNSFGGKAVFACMWGHKLLGSQSVECQGDGSWSGAMPICAEITCPPPSIPKSGRIVEQTNRHHSGRKQHHQQQRIRAYKVGALVRFACLPGHQLLGEASIICTENGTWSHPSPVCKVRCPYPGDPPHGRIAPLKFWYKPGDNIQVTCSPGYVTPLEPVRKPTCRENGIWSAPPPPCRSYKDV from the exons ATGCCGTCAACATTTTCTCAATGTTCGTCTGCACATGGGTATTGTCGGGAATTTATAAAAAGA GTAGACAAAATCACCGTACCGCACGGAGAACGTGTCACTATAAGATGCAGAGAATTAGGTAAATACAAACTGATCGGTGATTCTTTGCTGCATTGTCGTAACACGAGTTGGACTGGTAAACTACCCTATTGCTCTCCAACTACAGCGATCTCAAATTATACCG AAGACGTACCGCCGACGATAGTATTTGGACTTCCAACTGGTTCGGCTGCCGTCGAACCATCGGGTGCTCTAGCCGTTTTTCCTGGTAGCATTCTTCACTTGGAGTGTCTTTTTGCTAGGAAACTTGGTAATCCAGAATGGACTTGGACCTCGACGTTTCGTCAGTATTTGACCG GCTGGGCAATTTCTGCTCGCGAAAGAGACTGGAAGTATCGGCTATCGATATATTATGCAAAAACTCAAGATTCCGGGGTGTACACGTGTTCTACACCCCGTGGCCTATCCAACTCCATACGTGTTCGAATTGTTG ACGTACAATGCCCCGTATTGAATCTACCGGAACCACCGTTGATTGGGAAAATCGAAGGCGCGCATATGGGTCACGGAGCAGTGTTCGAGTGTCCTGTTGGATTCAGATTGGAAGGTGCAGCTGGCATAACGTGTCAGTATAACG GTAAATGGTCAGCCGATGTACCACGATGCGAAACGATAGAATGTCCAGCTATGGACATCGTTACTGACGCTTGGTTACAACTTATCGAGTATAACAATAGCTTTGGCGGAAAAGCAGTATTTGCGTGTATGTGGGGTCATAAATTATTGGGATCGCAGAGCGTAGAGTGCCAAGGAGATGGTTCGTGGAGCGGAGCTATGCCTATTTGCGCTG AAATTACCTGCCCACCTCCGTCGATACCGAAAAGCGGACGTATCGTCGAACAAACGAATCGTCATCACTCGGGACGAAAGCAACATCACCAGCAGCAACGTATTCGCGCATACAAAGTTGGCGCTCTCGTCCGATTTGCTTGCTTACCTGGTCATCAGCTCTTGGGTGAGGCCTCTATAATATGTACGGAGAATGGAACTTGGTCTCATCCGTCACCGGTTT GTAAAGTGAGGTGTCCTTATCCGGGAGATCCGCCTCATGGACGAATTGCACCGTTAAAATTTTGGTACAAACCTGGTGATAATATACAG GTCACGTGTTCGCCTGGATACGTAACACCTTTGGAACCTGTAAGGAAACCAACGTGTCGAGAAAACGGTATATGGAGCGCACCACCGCCTCCGTGCAGATCGTACAAGGacgtataa
- the hig gene encoding locomotion-related protein hikaru genki isoform X3 has protein sequence MFIDKREKRKSIFERAYRSILAIRYLLLFVGFASAINICNAKQIDTDGFQRGCKLEGLHPLLIVTYKNITVSVDKITVPHGERVTIRCRELGKYKLIGDSLLHCRNTSWTGKLPYCSPTTAISNYTEDVPPTIVFGLPTGSAAVEPSGALAVFPGSILHLECLFARKLGNPEWTWTSTFRQYLTGWAISARERDWKYRLSIYYAKTQDSGVYTCSTPRGLSNSIRVRIVDVQCPVLNLPEPPLIGKIEGAHMGHGAVFECPVGFRLEGAAGITCQYNGKWSADVPRCETIECPAMDIVTDAWLQLIEYNNSFGGKAVFACMWGHKLLGSQSVECQGDGSWSGAMPICAEITCPPPSIPKSGRIVEQTNRHHSGRKQHHQQQRIRAYKVGALVRFACLPGHQLLGEASIICTENGTWSHPSPVK, from the exons ATGTTCATCGACaaacgagagaaaaggaaatcCATCTTCGAACGTGCATATCGCTCAATACTGGCAATCAGATATCTTCTATTGTTTGTTGGCTTCGCTAGTGCGATTAATATTTGCAATGCAAAACAAATAG ATACCGATGGCTTTCAGCGGGGTTGCAAGCTAGAGGGACTACATCCACTTCTGATCGTCACGTATAAAAATATTACCGTATCT GTAGACAAAATCACCGTACCGCACGGAGAACGTGTCACTATAAGATGCAGAGAATTAGGTAAATACAAACTGATCGGTGATTCTTTGCTGCATTGTCGTAACACGAGTTGGACTGGTAAACTACCCTATTGCTCTCCAACTACAGCGATCTCAAATTATACCG AAGACGTACCGCCGACGATAGTATTTGGACTTCCAACTGGTTCGGCTGCCGTCGAACCATCGGGTGCTCTAGCCGTTTTTCCTGGTAGCATTCTTCACTTGGAGTGTCTTTTTGCTAGGAAACTTGGTAATCCAGAATGGACTTGGACCTCGACGTTTCGTCAGTATTTGACCG GCTGGGCAATTTCTGCTCGCGAAAGAGACTGGAAGTATCGGCTATCGATATATTATGCAAAAACTCAAGATTCCGGGGTGTACACGTGTTCTACACCCCGTGGCCTATCCAACTCCATACGTGTTCGAATTGTTG ACGTACAATGCCCCGTATTGAATCTACCGGAACCACCGTTGATTGGGAAAATCGAAGGCGCGCATATGGGTCACGGAGCAGTGTTCGAGTGTCCTGTTGGATTCAGATTGGAAGGTGCAGCTGGCATAACGTGTCAGTATAACG GTAAATGGTCAGCCGATGTACCACGATGCGAAACGATAGAATGTCCAGCTATGGACATCGTTACTGACGCTTGGTTACAACTTATCGAGTATAACAATAGCTTTGGCGGAAAAGCAGTATTTGCGTGTATGTGGGGTCATAAATTATTGGGATCGCAGAGCGTAGAGTGCCAAGGAGATGGTTCGTGGAGCGGAGCTATGCCTATTTGCGCTG AAATTACCTGCCCACCTCCGTCGATACCGAAAAGCGGACGTATCGTCGAACAAACGAATCGTCATCACTCGGGACGAAAGCAACATCACCAGCAGCAACGTATTCGCGCATACAAAGTTGGCGCTCTCGTCCGATTTGCTTGCTTACCTGGTCATCAGCTCTTGGGTGAGGCCTCTATAATATGTACGGAGAATGGAACTTGGTCTCATCCGTCACCG GTAAAGTGA